ATGGCATCTGATGTTGAGGATATGGTAGCTTGCTACTGCATTCCAGATCTTATTATTGATGTAAGTACTAGTTCAGACGATGTACAAGCAAGGACAGCGCCTAATATGTACAAAACGTGGAAAGCTCAAATGACTCAAGCTAAATGTTTAGctaaaatgaaatttgacaaAGAAAAAAGTGAATGGTTGTCAATGGTAACACAGAAAGTCGTTTGTAAATTAATTGTAGATGAGATTTTAAACGCTGCTGTAGTAGAAGATGAACCTATTAAACCACCGTCAACAGAAAGTAATAAAATAGAAGTTGATACACAGGAATCTGATTTGATGAAGTACTATAACGAGATAGTCGAAGAATTTCCAGAGCCAGTCGATTTAAGCACTTGGGAAAATGCAAGCGACGCTCGCGATAGAATCGAAGCCAGAATAGACAGCATTTTTGAGATTGACGACGGAAACATTGAAAGTCTGAGAGACTCTGCGGAAGAACAAAAAATTAAGATAGTTCCTATCGATAATACAAAGTCATTGAATAAAACTCTGAGAAAAATTTCAGCCCAGCTTAAAACCATAAGAAATAGATCCGAATCCTTTTTGGAGCAAACATTTATACTTGATCCAGACGTAGCAGAAAGACTTCTGTTAGAAGGTTTCTACTTTATTAGCAGGTTTAATAGAATGTGTCCagtacatatttttgaaaaccCCAACACCATAATTAATCCCTACAAAGTAATGAAAACTAAAGGTACGGCTTACACTGTTGCCCATCGTTCTTACATTTATTTCATCAGTGGTAAAACAAACTTGAAGAAGTTCAGACTTAATCCACTGAAATATATTGTAAACAATAACATCacaaattttattcaataccCTTTAAGGCTTAGCGTAATTGGACCGCCAAAGTGTGGAAAAAGTGAATTAGCAATGaaattggcaaaaaaatatGGATTGATTTGTATTTCAAAAGGTAAAGCTATTCGACATGTATTAAATAATATGCACTGGACCGAATTAGCAGAACAAATGCAGATGCAATTAAGAGAAGGAAAATGTATTGAAACAGGCCTCATTATCAAAGCTGTTCAGATTGTTGCTACTGATCACCGTACAGTTACGAATGGTTGTGTCTTTGATGGTTTTCCTGACAGTGCAGCTGAAGGAATGGAATTGTTAAGTATCGGGCTTTATCCTCTCATAATATTTGATCTTTCTAGTGACAAAATGACGATCCTAGACAATTCACAGAATGAGATATATTTAGATATCATAAAGTATAAACCGCCGTATTCACGATCTTTTATTGAAAACAGGTTTATAAGCTGGGCTAAAAACTGTATAAGTGTAAGGGATTTTGTGACGGAAGACATTCAAAACCTTTCTCTCTTAAACGGGAACGAATCCAGATGGCAGTGTTTAAAAGATGCCATTCTGAGGATTGAGTCAACAGCTCTAGAGATTTGTCATTACTTGCACAAAGTTCACTCAAATGTTGTACCTGCCGGCGTCATGTGTGTATCGAACGAagcatttaaacaaaaaatgtcTTGTTATAAAAACCTGTGTCCCGTTTGTCTTTCCAAAAATACTCTGAGACACAACGAATTCCCTGTTGATAAAAAAGGTGTACTGcagtataaatacatatattattgggTTTGCGAAGAGCACTTGAGGTTGGTTCTTAATAATCCAGAGCATTACTTGGCTCATAGAAAGATGGATGTTCCAGAAATCCCGGCAGTTGTCAAAAGAATCAACCCTTCACATGTTTACGAAAATGGCATTTGTATCGTATCCTATGCCGAAAACTTACCAGCACAAAAGATAGAAAGAGGGAGTAATAAGTTTGCAGCTAACTACCACAGAAatacttatttgttttgttCTGCCCTTTgcctaaaaaagtttttggcTAAACCTCAGTTGTATTATAATGTAGTTGTTTTTAAAGATGCAAATATGTTTCCAAAAATGTCTATTAAGAACTTACCGCATATTGGTTACTTAGAACAAACTGTAGGAGACATAATTACCGAAGCTTGTTGTTCAGTAAATGTGCTGAGACCTAAGTACCCTGGCTTGGATATACAGCTTTCGGGTCTGCTCTATATAGCGCTTTATCTAAAAACGCATAACACTCATACGGATAAGAGTTTCCTGCCAAAGTATTTGATAGCTCTTGAAGTATTTGAAGCTAGGTGCAAATTAATGATAAATGTTGGCTTACGCTTGAGAGCCATGGACAATCCGTTTTCCAAATATCCTATATGTCACCATCCTTCGAAGAGGATGGTGTCTAAATCTGAGATAAAGTCTCTAACTTCCGGTGGCAGTGGAGATGCGTTCCAGTCTCTTATCGTCTATGATTCGACCTAAATTTTACTGTATATAATATGTTCACCTTTTCTTAAGTTTATGCCTAGATATTTAgctaaacaattattttttgctACAGGTGACATACTTGTTACCCAAGTTGAAGTTGAGTTGATGTTTTCGTTTGATGTTGAAGaaaatctatttaattatttttgttaatttgtgATAATCTAATATTTAAAGTTAATCTTAATATCCCGTGGTATTATTTCTACATGTTGTTAACAATCTGATCACTGGTACGTATGTTTAACTGATGGTATTTTTGTGTTAAATTTTGGAGATGTCtgatcatttattttctttcagcAAGCAGGGTACCGGTGCCGGACGAGCGATATGACTTCCTCTGCGACTATCACAAACCACTAAGGTGAGTTTATGATGACCATTAACCTTGCGCATTTctcgaatttaatttaaactgtcgtgagacatgCTAACATTAAGCAATTTTTTTACGGTTAGTTAACTCACGtgttttttagtcactcgcgcgacatgtttcggataaGTATTTATAACACGTAACGTAGGTAAAAACAATTGAGTTAAACCGTGAAAACATGCGCATTTCTGTTTGGCCTTAAGGTTGAAAATAAGAAGGTTGCTTATAGGCATTACATCCGCGTGTTATACTTTTGCTATGTATAAACACATTACATTTCTCTACGTTATTAACCAACATAAAGACTGGCTAGTAGTTAGTGAATTAAGCTGTAGTGGCATGAATTGAGGATCCgagagtcttttcaaaaggacttatttatctatgaacattatacaaaaataagctCTTTTGAAAAGAgtgatgggcacgaatattGTGCTTAAGTCATGGATGCTTTCTATGACGTATACTTTTTCATATCGTCGACGACGATACGTCGTCTAAGTATACCTACCGATAACACTAGCCTACGATCGAGTCGTTTCTAAATCGTTGTGTACAAATTTCCTATAATCCGTATTTGTTTCCAGCAAAGTGCCTGCGTTCCTGAACGTGGTGGACATCGCGGGTCTCGTCAAGGGCGCGGCGGAGGGCCAGGGGCTGGGCAACGCTTTCCTGTCCCACATCAAGGCCTGCGACGCCATTTTTAATCTTTGCCGTACGTTTTTTTACTCATTATCATCACATGTTTCCTTTCTAAAGGCATGTGGTTATTGAAACCATTTGCTCTACCAACTACCAAAACCAGGCAACTACAGACTATTAAATAACGAAACGACgaattcaatgagggctaccgtttttgtgctcaccagttggcgccactgtagatgtaggtctagaaaaacagatctcaaaaagAATTTTGAAGAAAGAAGaatctatgcttatttttacgttacgttatATAGTTATGTATACacagtattttaacgtctaaatgtgccattttttcaacctgtttgaTTTTACGTATATTTTagttgtcactttttttaaactactaacatttattgagctatatctattgtttaccatgctAAATCAAAGATGGGCAAAGATTTACGACAATTATAAATAACGAGTGAAAATTCCCAATAAAAAAGCctgaaaccccccaaacttaTATGCATTTGACAATtagaaagacctccatctacactagcgcccctagctgcgaaattaaacgcggtaggcCTCATTTAATTAACatcattatattaattttacttgTAACTATCAAGGTAATAAAATCTTGAAAGTCGATTTTGACCTACTTCTAAAAGCCGTATCGATCTGAATttgataccatcgagctgattgATATTCATGCATTCAGCTATAAACAagtgtgtttttaaaaatgataattttgCTATAGACTTATTATGAATAGTGGTGTATGAATTAAATTTCCGTCATTGCTGTTGCTGTTAAATAGGAGATTGGCACCCATATCTGtggaggtagtttggcgctcgaacgcagtgagagcgccaatagtccgagacggaaatgggGCCTttcactctacttttcatatcgaatgcgaggaaacaaaacaagacaaggcaattttgcaaaatcagtacCTAAAGTACTACCTAATAGACCCGCGGCCCTAATTTTTTTCCTAAGcacttgcaatcggagacttcatgtgtgaagataaataacccctagcgaaaaacatttagattgcaatatttacgaaaacacacatatttaaataaattgcacttattttaaaatgatttggttATTGTAGTatcaaaatcagcgggattgcctcttatttactttttatttttttactttttcgttctaaaactcccgatagtcaatggcatcccagtcattaaataacaatttaatgaataaaataagtatttttatattatattttattttattttcacgaatatagtgctaaataactttgataacccatttaatatcgtaaaaaCGTTTAACTGCTGCTGGCTTCTGGCTGTATAAGAtactgcctttgctcatttacgcaagtgtatgtattaaaaaaaatatttttggtgtattccttttggttcccgccttatgatatcgagtaaatacaattcaacaaaagaaatcaaaaataatttattttaacaatttacttacatcatttttgataaaaaacgattcaatgcgggatttgtaaaattagaacaattatcaattgttccaggcggggaaataaagacactattttttaattttgtttccacccagttgctcgtgggacgggaacgcagaggagtacaacacttttctgcactagagcagaaacgtttcactttctgcgcactttttagaacaacaacgacccactttcagagcatgagatatgaaaaatattaaaatggaaTTGTATATTTCCAGGCGCTTTCGACGACGAGGATGTGATCCACGTCGACGGCGAGGTGAACCCCGTGCGCGACTTGGAGACCATCGCCGAGGAGCTGCGCCTCAAGGACGAGGAGCAGCTCATGAGCTCGCTCGAGAAGCTAGAGCGCACCGTGGGTCGCGGCAGTGACAAGAAACTCAAGCCTGAATATGtacgtttgtttattttttcttttgaaaCAAGTGAACGCGACACGCAAAACGCAGCCTACTGTAGTTGAGCTAACGACGGTTTTACATTGACGGTGAGTAGACCATGCAACTTGGAAACCATCGGTGACGAGCTGCGTCTCAAGGACAAGGAGCAGCTCATGAGCTCATTCGAGAAGCTAGAGCGCACCGTGGGCCGTGGCCGTGGCGGTGATAAGAAACTCAAGCctgaatatgtatttttatttcttttgaaACAATTGAACGCGGCATGCGAAACGTAGCCTACTGTAGTTGACTTAAAAGAgttgtaaaaattattttgtaaacgcGACTCACGGTTAGACGGCTTTTCCGCATAGacgccgtgtgaacgattttgaacgttgccatacaaattttgctgttaCTACATTCGATAAAATCCCATACATGGTATAGGGGACGGGGAcaaattaacgccgtgtgaacctagccagAGTAGGTTTATGTCGATGGTCTAGAATTACGTTTATAACTACGTCTAGAACTATGttctacttggagtacttggagACGATCAACCTCGTGGTTCCTAAGAAAAAATAATCTCTTATAGTTTCTGATTTTGCCATCATGAATAGGCCTTATCACATCAATATCTAGATTCAGTAAGTCGACTGCAATGAATAGTAAACACTATCTTATTTTTGAAATGTAAATGTTTCCTGTTGCAGGACGCCCTGTTAAGAATAAAGCCTGTTTTAGTGGATGAAAAGAAACATATACGATTCGGAGACTGGAGTGCAGCTGATGtaagtttaattataatttacctTGTGATTTTGTACAAAATACTAATGTGACATGAATCATGATATTCTATTAAACCATTAAATTAAACGGAACCACAACTGATGAGTCATTCACTCAAAAAAGTCACTAACTAATttggttattttatatttacagatAGAAATACTAAACAAATACTTATTCATTACATCAAAACCAGCGCTTTATCTGGTCAACTTGTCTGAGAAGGATTACATTAGAAAGAAGAATAAATGGTAAGCAGATGCACAGTTGACACAAAGTCCATAAATAAGATTTGGTAtacgttattttaattttgtgtaTTTCCGACTTTCCTAAAATCTAAATTGTGTATGAAATAACAGATTTATTTTCCAAGCCTTTGTTTAATTCATATTTGTTAGTTTATTAGTTACTTTGGAGCTGGCCTACTCCGTCAGGCAACACTTTAATTAGTCCCCAATGTTCATTGACCTGAAAGAAACATTATAACGCAACTTCCATGACAATACAATGTCATAGTCTGCTGATGAAGACTAAATTAtatgatttttaaattaagcaaTGTAAACTAAACTGTGAATATGATTGTCTAATGAAATAACAATGAAAAATTGTAGGTTACCCAAACTGAAGGAATGGATCGACAAGAACGACCCGGGTGCGCCGCTCATCCCCTTCTCCGGCGTGCTGGAGACCAAGCTCATGGACATGGAGCCCGCGGAGAGGCAAGCCTTCCTCAAGGAACACGGCATCACCAGGTATGACTAATTcagtgatttaaactttcacgatttttactcattattatcaaagatacatataactccgtaatagatggatacagtctaaggaaaaaacgtgcctcaaaaatcacgaaaatttgattctcgatcagatggcgccactagttttggcctactctcgtatagagggcattgatggtttcgtttgttatttataattttaacgcatatcagtgaaagaacatgggtcaaaatcatataaaaataattaatgcaaataaaaaaatcatttatccatatttaaatacattttaacgtatttttataaatcttcatttttagtttcaaagtatgtcgatagatggcagtgaatttacagtggttacaaaatttactatgacagtaccgctctatcttattatatcctcattgttattattcaacaacgacgggacttaatggcgtaaaataagttttaaatttacctccgacgtttcgaggacggtgttgtccccgtggtctcggaatgtaaaatttattttacgcgattaagtcccgtcgttgttgaataataatgactaATTCAGGTTATTGATAACTCTAAATAAAAGGATAGCCATAACTGGCTACTGTTTCACCACCCTGACTGTGATAGTCACTAGGCAATGAAAATTCACCGCACATAGTTGGTCTAACAAACATTGACGCTGGGTAGCATCATTACTTACCAATTCgactttaatttataaaatgacagattaaatTGTCATTGTTAGGTTACAACTCAGGAAACAGGCGTCTCGGCACACTTGATGTCTGCTCCAAAAGTACGTCGGTTGTTACttttattagatactttgtaCAATAATATTCTTAGGCTGGTTATACGGAGTGTTTCGTTGTTTCAGTGCATTGGATAAAATCATCGTGTCAGGCTACAAGGCTCTGCAGTTGGAGTACTTCTTCACCGCCGGCGCCGACGAGGTCAAGGCTTGGATCATACAGGTATGTGAACTCGTGAACACTTCACATTGTAAGCTCGTACGAcgttaagacgattctcgctgatttggccttgagcgtctgggCAAATGTACCCGCTTCACCCCGCactccgctcactgcgatcgtacgtgaattttgaCTCGCGGCACggcaacgaggttcaaagaatataataagacagcccagaggcgcgccgatggcgctatactcgtatttgtgtatcttttgactGCAAAGACTGCTTTGCAGCTATTTTGTCCTTTGAGTATAAGTAGATTATACATTTAGTGGAGGtcgaaaattataagaaaaatatattaattaatatggcgtttatagtttttttatctctttaataaatataaataatgccaactACATTTTTAGAATCGTTACCTTACTATTAAACTATTGTTTTTTTCGAGTAGGTAGTtggttgataaataaaataggtaatcaaTTTCAAACTATTAGTTATAGTCGGAGCTATTTTTTTcctgtgacttatagttttTTCGTAAAAAACACTACTACATGCCGTATTTTTGCCTATTTCTACTAAACGGcaattcgattaaaattatctttaaactaaaaaatgttttaacagttctgtaaatacaatgttttaacaccccctggcactgactaaaataccgacttggtttcaccaaagatagatataactccgtaatagatggatacagtctaaggaaaaaacgtgcctcgaaaatcaggaaaatttgactctcgatcagagggcgctactagctttggcctacgttcgtatagatggcgttgacggtttcgtttgttatttaacaattttaacgcatatcagtgaaagaacatgggtcaaaatcataaaaataattaatgcaaataaaaataaacatttatccatatttaaatacattttatcgtatttttataaatcttcatttttagttttaaagtgtgtcgacagatggcagtgaatttactggggttacaaaatttactatgacagtaccgctctagtataagttactctatggtttcacattacatctcaaaacttttttgtagttgaagaattgcgttgcgagacttgcatcttttacatgtaatgtttttgatgggatctcatctcctTTTGTAGGTAGTCCTTgttttcgggtactacttcttgtacgcctgctaccacttttctcaaagctcatacccatcccacactataggtactcgtactcatacctatacaatactcatggccataccaaactataactcgtacaatactcatacccttacccatcccacaccatacccgcactcatacctataccatattcatatccttaccatactcatagccatacgatactcatactatacacatcttcatactcacatcgtacatcgtAGACCTTCACCTACtatttgtaggaactgcaaaagtaactttgtagtagcatatatttatatgggaTTACAAAGTAACTTATGCATTTctcaaatctttaaaacgtgactgatcttgcaatatttttaggttttttatggctcgagaagctaaaaactacttactatgattaaaatttacagcttgtgggtctgctagaagtaccttagaattatgatgattggtgagtgagtgagtgtgtcagtgaccgAAGTAagcaactttgacgtgcaataattcttatacTACAAGTTTAAATGGAATGTTCTTGGGGATAAatctaagccatattatgccaTATGTGTCactaaattcagggttctagctttagccaacacgaaattacaggacgttggcctgagtggctttgagaaaaggatggtacggccgtgcctctttgttttagcTCGACTTGGCGCTTTACACGCGCGAcagattatcgctccgtctgtgacgagcttaatagtaagtttttccgtaaataaaaatacgataggccgttttgctagttcttaatcgattaaaattatttttaaactacaaaaatatttttttttaacaggtactatacatacatacaacgtaataggtaatacacatgtaggtagcttatgttaaatcaattatttattgtttcgagatggaatggaatattattaaaaacgtaaaacttgaatgacattataatatgtcggttagaaaacatttatttatttatttcaaatgaagttttctcaaacatacgtatattatagtataatatatacggatattatcattacattcattgtaatagaccgcaaaataccgtgttgcgctcgctaatgcgcgtcgcaaccaaatcagcgctctgcagttatttattctttggccataataactccgatattatagcgacacggcctcctcgtctcaaagctggcacacgactgccggcgtgccggccacgccatttattcaggctgcatacgcatgaaatgtggaaaaacgttagatttcttaagaaaatattttttgattaacaaaagctatgttgcatttgtagaacctgttaaaacatttttgttagtttaaaaataattttaatcgattaagccgtttagtagttataagcaaagttagcc
This genomic stretch from Cydia strobilella chromosome 6, ilCydStro3.1, whole genome shotgun sequence harbors:
- the LOC134742157 gene encoding obg-like ATPase 1 gives rise to the protein MPPKKVEEPEKKPLIGRVGTNLKVGIVGVPNVGKSTFFNVLTKSQAAAENFPFCTIDPNENKVPVPDERYDFLCDYHKPLSKVPAFLNVVDIAGLVKGAAEGQGLGNAFLSHIKACDAIFNLCRAFDDEDVIHVDGEVNPVRDLETIAEELRLKDEEQLMSSLEKLERTVGRGSDKKLKPEYDALLRIKPVLVDEKKHIRFGDWSAADIEILNKYLFITSKPALYLVNLSEKDYIRKKNKWLPKLKEWIDKNDPGAPLIPFSGVLETKLMDMEPAERQAFLKEHGITSALDKIIVSGYKALQLEYFFTAGADEVKAWIIQKGTKAPQAAGRIHTDFEKGFIMAEVMHYKDFKEEGSEAACKSAGKYRQQGRNYVVEDGDIIFFKFNAGAGLKDAKKK